The sequence AGCCTTGCCGCAATCGCCGGAGGCGCGACGCAGATCGAAGTGACCGTTAACGGAATCGGCGAGCGAACGGGCAACTGCGCTTTGGAGGAACTGGCAATGGCGCTGGAAACCCGGGGAGATGCGCTGAATGCCAAGACCGATCTGGCTCTAAACAAGCTGTATGAGACGTCGCGCCTGGTCAGTGAGATGATGCATTTTCCGCTCGCCTACAACAAGCCGGTCATGGGCCGGAACGCGTTCCAGCATGAATCGGGCATCCATCAGGACGGACTGCTCAAAGACCGCAGCACCTATGAAATCATGGACCCGGAACGCCTTGGCATCCCGCGCAGTATGATTATCCTGGGCAAGCACTCTGGACGGCACGCCTTGAAGGACCGGGCTGCGCAATATGGCATCACTCTGGAGCCTGCTGAGCTGGAGGAGCTGTACGAATCCTTCAAGCGGCTGGCAGACCGTCAGAAAGCCGTCAGCGACGATGAACTGCTGCAGATGATAAAGCAATCGCCTAGCCGCCAGGCGTAAGGTAAAGGCTGGGAGTGCTTCATGTCCGGGCTGGCAGCAGCGCCGAGCCGCTAACATCCGCAGTTTAACCGACGGAGATGGACAATAAGCCGTTACAAGAAACCGCAAGCGCATCTTTCCAACAGCTTAAAAGCGAGGGAAGATGCGTTTTTTTGCAGGCAAAGCACAGACGGACGGTTTTTGTCAAGCTGTGGACAAGGTTATCCACATATTCCGCTCGATCTGTGTAAAAATCGTGTAAAAGCAGCATTAAAGCCTGTTTTTTTAATGACGGGAACAGGGGGCAAGTTTTTCACAGGCGGGTGTGGGAAATGTGGATAATGTGGATAATCTGGTGGATAAAAAAGGCTTGACACAACAAACGGCGGTTTGACGCACAAAAAAAGACCCGTCGGGTCTTTTTTTAATAACAGTTATGCACGAAATCTGGGGACAACCTTGTGGATAATAGAGTGTGACCAAATCCTAAATTGTTAAAAGAATGTTAGACGACTTTCTCCTATTATTCGTCAGCAAGAACTTCCCATTCGCTAAAAAATCCGGCAAGCTGCTGTTTCTTTTCGTTTAAGTCCCGCTCATGCTCCTGAAGCACCATGTAGTCCTGATAGACCTCCGGCTTCGTCATCTCCGTTTCGAGTAGCGTGATTTCTTCCTCCAGTCCGGCGATGGCGTCTTCCAGTTCGGCCAGCCGCCGCTGGCGGCTGCGTTCCTCGCGCTTGGCCTGTTTGTCGGCCTCGTATGAAGAGGAGCCTCCTTTTTCGGGAGCGGATAATTCCCTATCAAGCCTGGTCGGAGCTGAAGAAGGAGCGTCCCCGGCGGTTTCGCTTGCCAGATCCTCCAGTTCTCCTTTTTTTGCGATATAGTCGTCGTAATTTCCGAGATACTGGTCGATTCCGTCCGGATGAAGCTCCAGCACGCGCTCCGCCATCTTATTTAGAAAATAGCGGTCATGGGAGATGAAGAGCAGCGTGCCTTCAAAATCGATCAGCGCCGATTCGAGCACCTCGCGGCTGACCAAATCAAGATGGTTGGTCGGTTCGTCGAGGATAAGCATATTCGCTCCCCGCAGCATCAGCTTGGAGAGCGATACGCGCGCTTTCTCGCCGCCGCTTAGCGCGGAGACTTTCTTCTGGACGTCCTCGCCGCTGAACAGAAAGTTACCGAGAATCGTCCGGATTCGCGCCTCCTCGAGCATCGGATATTCGCTCCACAGCTCCTCCAGCACGGTGTTCTGCGGATTCAGCCGGGTCTGCTCCTGATCGTAGTAGCCGATTTTGACCTTGGCACCCCAGTTTACACTTCCCGCTGAAGGCTCCCGGGTGCCGGTCAGGCACTGCAGGAGCGTCGACTTCCCGATACCGTTAGGGCCGATCAGGGCGGCCGTATCTCCGCGTCGCAGCTCGAAGGAAGCGTTCTTGAACAAAGGCGCGTTCTCTCCGAAGGACACGGCAACTTCTCTAATCTGCAGCACTTCCCTGCCGGAGTGAAAATCCGGCTCGAAGGCAAAGTTCGCTTTTTTCAGCTCACCGAGCGGCCGTTCGATCCGGTCCATTTTTTCCAGCGTCTTGCGTCGGCTCTGTGCCCGCTTGGTCGTGGAAGCCCGCACGATATTGCGCTGCACGAACTCCTCCATTTTGGCGATTTCGACCTGCTGCTTCTCGTACTG is a genomic window of Paenibacillus durus ATCC 35681 containing:
- a CDS encoding ABC-F family ATP-binding cassette domain-containing protein, whose protein sequence is MLLQATGITKLYGIQPVLEGINLQVNERERVGLVGVNGAGKSTLLKILAGELSYDGGHIHKSKETTVGYLAQNSGLQSERTIHEEMLSVFAPLIEAEAELRQLEQQIADPAAAEDEKRYEELLERYSLRSDWFKDRGGYEMNTRIRSVLHGMGFGDFPPDTPIATLSGGQKTRLALARILLQAPDLLMLDEPTNHLDIETLTWLEDYLRGYSGGILVVSHDRYFLDRLVTTIVEIERHQSQRYTGNYSRYVDLKAAEYESRLKQYEKQQVEIAKMEEFVQRNIVRASTTKRAQSRRKTLEKMDRIERPLGELKKANFAFEPDFHSGREVLQIREVAVSFGENAPLFKNASFELRRGDTAALIGPNGIGKSTLLQCLTGTREPSAGSVNWGAKVKIGYYDQEQTRLNPQNTVLEELWSEYPMLEEARIRTILGNFLFSGEDVQKKVSALSGGEKARVSLSKLMLRGANMLILDEPTNHLDLVSREVLESALIDFEGTLLFISHDRYFLNKMAERVLELHPDGIDQYLGNYDDYIAKKGELEDLASETAGDAPSSAPTRLDRELSAPEKGGSSSYEADKQAKREERSRQRRLAELEDAIAGLEEEITLLETEMTKPEVYQDYMVLQEHERDLNEKKQQLAGFFSEWEVLADE